In Eublepharis macularius isolate TG4126 chromosome 4, MPM_Emac_v1.0, whole genome shotgun sequence, the following are encoded in one genomic region:
- the LOC129327702 gene encoding histone H1.11L-like produces MMVRGKLQGGALAKAGTSTAISPSSAAPKKEGRSRASYKAAKLPYSLSQLIFQAFDTCSARKGLSLAALKKYLTDVGYNVHKNNSRLKRELNNLVSHGLLVRLGGASGSFQLSHQAKRTGKSEPAKKKKAAKKPSVSRKSPKTEKKQPPAKPPNRQSNRAANRSRNHQFNNPPAGSSRKVPVKNTRRDKVK; encoded by the coding sequence ATGATGGTGCGCGGAAAGCTGCAAGGCGGCGCTCTTGCAAAGGCGGGAACTTCCACTGCAATTTCTCCGTCTTCAGCCGCACCCAAGAAGGAAGGCAGGAGTCGCGCTTCCTACAAGGCGGCCAAACTGCCTTATTCGCTGTCCCAGCTCATTTTTCAGGCCTTTGACACTTGTTCAGCGCGCAAAGGGCTTTCTTTGGCCGCTCTCAAGAAGTATCTCACAGACGTCGGTTACAACGTGCACAAGAACAACAGCCGCCTCAAAAGGGAGCTGAATAACTTGGTCTCGCACGGCTTATTGGTCCGCCTCGGCGGTGCTTCGGGGTCTTTCCAGCTCAGCCATCAAGCGAAAAGAACTGGCAAGTCAGAGccggcaaaaaagaaaaaagcagccaAGAAGCCCTCGGTGAGCAGAAAATCGCCAAAGACCGAGAAGAAGCAGCCGCCAGCTAAACCCCCAAATCGGCAAAGCAACAGGGCGGCTAATCGTAGTAGAAATCACCAATTCAATAACCCCCCAGCAGGGTCGAGTAGGAAGGTTCCTGTAAAAAACACCCGGAGGGACAAAGTCAAGTAG